ACCCCAACATCAGTGGAGTTGAGGCAGAGAAGCTGCTCCTATCCAGGGGCCAGCACGGGAGCTTCCTGGCGAGACCCAGCAAGAGCTGCCCGGGAGGCTTCACATTGTCTGTCAGGTGGGTGAAGGTGGATGGGTGCTGCAGCCTGGTGTGGACAGGCCTGAGGCTCAAGGGAATCCAACACCCTAAGCTGGGGGACAGGTGGGGATCAGTCCCCCCATCCTAGGAAGTCAGCATCCCTACCAGGGGTGGGGAGCCAACAGGTTGGcaagggtggggggaagcaggcaTTCCTGGCCAGGTGGCTTCTGGACAGGAGGGAATCGTTTGGAGGGCTCAGTGAGGTTGGGGAGTTGGCAGgacctccctcctgccctctgagGATTCTGGTGTATTGGGCAGGGGGCCTCAATGGCCCACGATTATGACCCCATCTCCTGGGGGTGCTGCCCACTGAGGGTCTGGCCGGAGGCCATGAAAGGCCCATTGTGtggagaggagggatggggaggggctgcAAGCAGCAGAGTGGACAGCCAGACTTGTGTCGGCCCTGGATGGGAAGGGGTCACTCTGTGGGAAAGAGTGGTGATCTGCTGGGGTGGCTCTAGATCTTTCCAGTTTCTCTGCTAAACTGAGGCAGCAGGTGGGCCTGAGGCTAGCTGTCAGGATGGACTTCTCTCACTTTGGAGACTGAGGTTCTCCCTTGAGACTTCCCTCATAGCTTCCTGTGCTGCGAGGCCTGGAGAGGCCATCCTGGGGGCCGTGTCCCCAGGCAGGTGGTCTGGGTCATGGAGGGTCGCTTCAGTGTCTGCCTCCAGGCTCAGGGAGAGTCTGGCCTGTGGTCTGCAAGTCCAGTCCTGACGGCACAGGGagacagcggggggggggggggggggttacccaccagcggggggcaggggggggctcTCAGGCTTGCTGGATGGGGAAGGGCCTGGCCTTGGCTCTTCCTGGCAGGGgaaccacagaggcagagataacaGCACAGGAAAAGCTCAAGGACTGTTCTGGAAGCTGAGGGTGGTGATGGGAAGAAGGGGGTTGGTGGGAGCATACCCCCCCCACATCCATGACAGTGACTGGTGCCCCTGCCCTTCTAGGCGCCATGATGAAGTGACCCACGTCAAGATCCAAAACACAGGCGACTACTATGATCTTTACGGTGGGGAGAAGTTTGCCACACTGGCGGAGCTGGTGCAGCACTACACAGGCCAGCATGGGGGGCTGCTCCGTGAGCGCAGCGGGGCCCCCGTTGAGCTCAGGCACCCCCTGGGCTGCCAGGACCCCATATCTGAGCGGTGAGCAGCAGACATCTGGGTGTTTGTGACCATGTGCATGCAGATGTCCTGGGGCAGGGCCTGTTGGGCAAGGCCTCTGGTTTCTTTTGTGCTCCATGGCTCAGGGCCAGGCTTGGGCACCGCTGCAGCTAAGCTGAGGGAGTCCTGCATGCTGCCCTCCCCTGGGGTTTTGAGCCTCATGTCCCCTGGGTCAGCGTGAGCAGCTGGAGCCCTGCAGCCAGTCGTATGCCCACCCTCCTGGCTGGTGACTCAGGTGAACGGTTTcatccagcctcagtttcccgaCCTGCACTGCTGAGACCTGAAGGAACTGCATCTGCcagggaggggtggtggggcTGGTCTAGGAAGGTGGCCCTGACCCTCCTtgctggagccaggctgccacCTGGTGGCCACCTCTGGCCCTGCAGGCCCCACCTGTCCTGCCTTCTGCTTGCCTGTTCCTAGGTAGGGAGAGTCAGAGAGTAGGGCAGGGTAGACAGGCTGGCCCGGGTGAGGGGATCTGGGTGGGTCTGTCCGTCTCCCTCTGTCTTGGCTTGGAGCCTTCTGGCTGCATGTGGGTCTGTGTCCCCTCACCCAGCCAGGCCACAGCCCCATCTCACCTGTGTCCCCCTCGACaccccacaccctgggccaggTGGTACCATGGGCACCTGTCTGGCAAGGAGGCCGAGCAGCTGCTGATGGAAAAAGGACGTCCGGGTACCTTCCTGGTACGGGAGAGTCAGAGCAAGCCTGGGGACTTCGTGCTGTCTGTGTTCACACAGCAGCCAGACAAGGAAGACCGCCGGGCACGGGTCACACACATCATGATCCACTTCCAGGTGGGAGGTGGTAGCAGGGGTGGGTGTGACTCAGGGGAGGGGGTCGTGGCCAGGCCCCTCATTGCCGCCCCCACAGCCAGATGGGAAGTATGACGTAGGAGGTGGGGAACGGTTCGACACCCTCAGAGACCTGGTGGAGCGCTACAGGAAGAATCCCATGGTGGAGAAGTCGGGGATTGTGGTGCATCTCAAGCAGGTATGCCCAGAGCCCAGGGGGTGCCTTGGGACCCAGAGTGAGCTTCacctctggggtggggagggccaagGGACCCCAGTACCCAGGGGAAAGGGTGTGGGGCCAGGGTAGCTGCCCCAGGGGAAGGTGCTGTGGGGTCTGCTGGGCCCTGCTAAGGGACGCATCTTCTCCCGGCCAGCCCCTCAAGGCCACGAGGATCAATGCCGCAAGCATCGAGAGCCGAGTACAGGAGCTCAACAGGGCTGCTGATGCCAGCGAGAAGGCCAAGCAGGGCTTCTGGGAAGAGTTTGAGGTGCCCGCCCCCCTCGCCACTGTTCACTCTCCCACAGACTCCCATCCTTTGGGGCTTGGACCAGGGCCAGCAGCGGAGGGGGGGTCCGGGGGGAGGGTCAGGACAGGAAGGATGGTCATTGAAGGCTCTGGGGAACAACAGACTGAGGCTTCCATGACCCCTCCCCTAGATGCTGCAGCAGCAGGAATGTCGGCTCCTATATCCCCGGAAAGAGGGACAGCGATTGGAAAACAAGCCCAAGAATCGCTACAAGAACATCCTTCCCTGTGAGGGCCAGGAGCGGGGCCACACTGGGGGCAGGACCCCATCTACTACATGTGGGGCCGATCTGGCGAGGAGGAGCCCTGTGTGGGCTGAGGCCGCGTGGGTTCCCACCACCAGTGTGACTCTGCCTTCTGCACATTcagagcccctccctccctcatcttgCTCAGCGTGGGGTCCCCAGGCAAGGAGGCAGGCGGggtctattttttccttctctgggaaCCTGAGCAGCATCTTCCCCTTCCCAGTTGATACCACCCGTGTCACTCTGCATGATGTGGACGACAATGTGCCTGGAGCAGACTACATCAATGCCAACTACATCAGGGTGGGTGTGCAAGAGACACGTGTGAGTGGCCAGCTGCATGTAGAGCCTAGCATGAATCACATAGGACAACCTGAGCCATGTTTGGCTACATACCAGTCACCCTATCCCTCTATGATGAATCTAGAGCTTCTGCTGACAGGCTCAGGAAGATCTGGGTCCCCCAGGGATCATGGACCCTGGCAGGACAGGAGACATGATTGGGAGAGAGGGGCTGTGGCAGTTTCCAAGGGGTTCTTAGAATGGGCTGGACTAAATATTGGTCTTAAGCTCCTCCCTAGCCTAAGGCAGGAGGGGCCATGTGCTAGGCACCTGGTGGTGCTGCTTTGATTTGCTTGTGAACCACCTGGTGCTACACTGTACATCATTTGCATAGATTTGCATTGTTCTCTGCACTTTAAATCCTGTAAAGAGTGGAcacctgacccccacccccttaCAGAGTGATCCAGAGGCGAAGCCAGGTCATGGACTGGGCAAGGTATACATCGCCACCCAGGGCTGTCTGCAAACCACAGTGGCTGCCTTCTGGGCGATGGTATACCAGGAGAATACACGGGTCATTGTCATGGCCACAAGGGAGGTGGAGCGAGGCCGGGTAGGAGCTTGGACAGCCCCCTCCCCATCATGTGCTCACGTGGACTTGTGCTGGTGGCTGATGCTGTCTTGCTTCTCCTTCATCCTTCGGGATgctggtagggggtggggaggactctGGAAGGCCCCTGTGTATGCATATGCAAATCCCCATAGGGCATAAGGGGCAAGGGTGCTGGTGGTCTTTCACCACAGCTGATACAATGCACCCTCCTCCCAGAACAAATGTTTCCGATACTGGCCAGAGCTGCATGGCAGCCAAGAATATGGCTGTGTACGTATCTGCAACTTGGCTGAGTACCAGGCCCAGGGCTACTGTGTGCGGGAACTGCAGGTGTGGCGGCCAGATCAGGTGAGCCCAGAGGGCCACAAGGCATGCAGGGTCAGAGTCACAGTGGTAGAAGTCCACAGGTCTGCACTGGGGGTGAGGAAGCCCTGTCCTCGGAGAACCCCCTTATGGGGCCCCACCCAATCCCACTGGCCTTGATGGAATTCAGGTTCCTTAACCCAGTGGGCACAGTGGGCACAGTCCTGGCCTGGGCGCTAGGGGGCAGTGTTCACAGGCAGGTGACATTCCCAACCCTAGGCCCCCAGGTCCCAGTTCCCTGGCCCCAGGGTGACCTCACATCCACATGGCCTCTCCCTCCCTACTCTCTCCATGGGCCACCTCAGCAGAGTCAATGACTTTTATATGCCAGTGGTGCCTATTTCTGTGGCAGGAACAGATTCCTTCCCAGGCCCCCCCATCTCTACCTGGTTTCTTATGTCTAACCACCTGGGGGGCCCTGCAGGCCCCTCACACTTGGCTTTTCCCAAATAGAGTTCATTGTCCCTAAACCTGTCACCCTGttgctccctcttcctttccccaggGGCCCAAGCCCACCTGGAGCTGAGTGCCCCCAGGCTCTGAACCCTATAGTTCCCTCCCATTCCCATCTGCTGGGCCTTTACCCTGCTGGTCATTCCTTCTGGCAAATCCTGCCTGCCTTCTGCAGGTtcctgccctgtgccctctgATCCCCAGGGATGAGGGGTCACAGCAGCTCCACTCTgacacccccctaccccccacccacccccggccTGGCCCCACCTGGGAGCTCCCAGACTGGCCCGGCTCAccagcctgccctgcccaggAAGAGCCACGGCGCACAGTGAAGCACTACCACTACTTCAGCTGGCCAGACCACGGGGTCCCGGCAGAGCCATCTGGCGTCCttggcttcctggaagaggtgaatAGGACCCAGAGCagcatgccgggagccggacccATCGTGGTGCACTGCAGGTGCGATCGGGGACGGGGTAGGCGGGCAGTGCAAGTCCAGCCGGGGCAGGGCCACGGCCTCCTCCCCTACACTCGCCACAGGCCTCCCGCTCCGTCCCCACAGCGCCGGCATCGGTCGCACTGGCACCATCATTGTGATTGACATCCTGGTGGACACTATCCGCAGGCAGGGTGAGCCCGTGGCACCCACgccggccccagcccctcctgtccAGCCCCAGCACCCTGCTGGCCCCCATTCCTCCTGTCCAGCCCTGTCCCTCctgtccagccccagccccccgctGGCCCCTATCCTTCctgtccagccccagccccccgctAGCCCCCGTCCCTCCTGTCCAGCCCCGTCCTTCCTgtccagccccggccccccgctgACCCCCATCCTTCCTGTCCAGCCCCGGCCCCCGCTGGCCCCCGCCCCTCCTgtccagccccggccccccgctgacccccacccctcctgtccagccccggcccccgctagcccccgcccctcctgtccagccccggcccccgctagcccccgcccctcctgtccagccccggccccccgctgACCCCCATCCTTCCTGTCCAGCCCCGGCCCCCGCTGGCCCCCGCCCCTCCTgtccagccccggccccccgctgACCCCCATCCCTCCTgtccagccccggccccccgctAGCCCCCGCCCCTCCTGTCCAGCCCCGGCCCCCGCTAGCCCCCGCCCCTCCTGTCCAGCCCCGGCCCCCGCTAGCCCCCGCCCCTCCTGTCCAGCCCCGGCTCCCGCTGGCCCCCGCCCCTCCTGTCCAGCCCCGGCTCCCGCTGGCCCCCGCCCCTCCTGTCCAGCCCCGCCCCGTCCTCCCGGCCGCTGCCCGGCCCTGAGCGCGCTGTGTCCAGGTCTGGACTGCGACATCGACGTTCCCAAGACCATCCAGCTGGTGCGGCGGCAGCGCTCGGGAATGGTGCAGACCGAAGCGCAGTACAAGTTCGTGTACCTGGCCGTGCAGCGGTACATCCAGGACGAGCAGCGGCGCCTGCGcgagcaggtggggtgggggcggggccgggcgggggtggggcctgCACGGCCATCACCATGGTGACCGGCGGCCCCACCTCCCCCCGCCAGCCGCCGGGGGAGCGCGACTACCTGAATGTGGGCGTCAGGTCGCAGGATTCCGGCCACAGCGCTGGACCCGCGTTGCCTCGGGCGCCGGCGTGAGTGGGGTCGTCGCGGAGCTGGACCGGGCCGGGGTCCCGGGATAAGAGGGCCACGCTGTGCCCCCTCGGGAGTGGGGAGGTCGTCAGGGAACTGGACCAGGCCTGGGTCCCAGGGTAGGGGGGCCGggcagtgccccccccccccgccccgggagtgGGGAGGTCGTAGGGGGGGCACCCGGGGCGGGGTCCCGCGCGGGTGTAGACCAAACCCTGTCTCTGCCCCGCAGGACCGCGGAGGCCCCCTGCGGCGTGTATGAGAACCTTCAAGGCCTGCCGCGCTGAGGGGATCCCTCCTCTGTGCACCCCGGGTCGGGGAGGGGGCGCTGGAGCCACGCTAGAGGCTTTGCCTTCCTCAGAAGGACTGTTTAGGGCAGAACAGACTGGGGGAAGAGTCCCCGAGCCCTCAGATCCTCCTAATTCGGCCTGGAAGCCTAGAAATGGGGAGAGGCAGTCGGACATGCTAGTGTCCCTGACCTTTCTGGGGCTcccaggtgagggaggagggggaggcagggcttCCAGGGCTTGTCTTGGTATGGGAGGCCACCAGTCACCACCTGCACAACAGAGTGACCACTTCTGACCCTGTGTGCGCTACATTTGAGTATTGGCCTATATGTGTGACATGACTGACCAGTGAGCAAGGGGTGGGTCTGTGCCTGACCTGACTGTAGCCATCCTTGGCATCTGTGCCTGCCCTCCCTGTCCCAAGCCCCCACCGTGGCTTCTGAGCTGCCCACAGTGCAGGTGCATGTGAGGTGCTCATGTGCCTGAGGCTCACATGTGTGCATGACTGGTGTGTGGCGGGTGTGATGTCACTGACATGTAGTCTGTGCTCACACCCTCCTGTCACAGATGGTCCCGTGGCTCTGTGGTATCCTCAATAAAACCACTCCTTCTCAGTTCTGTGTCTTTGTTGGGGCCTGGGGCCCAGCTTCTTGAGGATCTCCCCGAGCCCAGCCAGAGCTAGTAGGAGCAGGGAGCATTGAGCTTTGGGATGAGGAGTCTGAGGCCTGGGATCCAGAACCAGCCTGGCTCACTGGTGGTGGAGGATTCCCACGGCTCATAGCAGGAACGAGCACTGGTGCCGGTGGCCATGGGTTTGGCAGGACTCCTGCCCATCGCTCATGCCCCTGCACTTCACCGTTTGAGCAGCCAGGCCCTGCCCAGGGCGGTCTGCTGGAGGTCTTCAGGATCTTTAGGGCCCACTAGTTGTCGCCACCTTGGCTTCTGTGCATCCTTAGACCTCAGTGCCTAGGGGGtctgccctggggccctgggccctcTTGTTGGGACTCTCAGCAGGGCTGTGGAGCCGTGACTACTTGGGGATGTCCTTCTGTGTCCATACTGGGGGGTGTTGGGGGAGGGCTCTGTATGCTGAAGGCCCATCCCTACCCTACTCCAGCTGCTCTGGGCCCTCCCCATCTTCTTGGGGGAGCCTCACACttctgggggaagagggagggctGCTCCAGCCTATCCACAGCCCAGAGGGAGCAGGACTTGGACACCCTAGAACCTAGGGGTCTATCCACCCTAGGAGTTGCAGGGCTTTCAGTCTAGCAGGGGTGTCCTCTGGATCAAAGCTCTCTGAAATGGGGAGGGAAAAGCACAGTGGTGTGGGAGGGAGAGCACACAGGGTGAGGATGCCTTAACAAATGTGGatacaaaatactttatttaaaaatgtacagtttggggtgggcagtgggggacTGGGTCTCCTGCTGCTGCCCTGTGCCCCCTTAGCACACCCACCCACAGAAGGGGCCAGCCCtgcctggggaaggggcctggggaAGGAGCCATGGGTGAAATGTGAGAATAAAAAAGATGGTGAGTGCTCTCCTTTCTCAGCAAAGGGCTGCTAACACAGGTCATTCACAGTGTACAGGGAGGCGGCCTCATCAAGGCTATCTCCACGATGGGGGTTCGGAAAGTGGACACATAGGAGCCTGTGATTCTTGGAGGTCTCAGGGACCCTTTAGTTCATGCCATCAGGATTCAGCCCCACAGAGTAGGGGGAAGGTGAGCTGCATAGGATATGGGGTCCTCGGAGATGTTGGGGTTCCTCCAGGGGACTGGCTCTCAATGGCTGGCACACCTGTGACACCAGCTGTGGGCCAGGGACC
The Vulpes lagopus strain Blue_001 chromosome 10, ASM1834538v1, whole genome shotgun sequence genome window above contains:
- the LOC121499421 gene encoding tyrosine-protein phosphatase non-receptor type 11-like isoform X2, with protein sequence MTSRRWFHPNISGVEAEKLLLSRGQHGSFLARPSKSCPGGFTLSVRRHDEVTHVKIQNTGDYYDLYGGEKFATLAELVQHYTGQHGGLLRERSGAPVELRHPLGCQDPISERWYHGHLSGKEAEQLLMEKGRPGTFLPDGKYDVGGGERFDTLRDLVERYRKNPMVEKSGIVVHLKQPLKATRINAASIESRVQELNRAADASEKAKQGFWEEFEMLQQQECRLLYPRKEGQRLENKPKNRYKNILPFDTTRVTLHDVDDNVPGADYINANYIRSDPEAKPGHGLGKVYIATQGCLQTTVAAFWAMVYQENTRVIVMATREVERGRNKCFRYWPELHGSQEYGCVRICNLAEYQAQGYCVRELQVWRPDQEEPRRTVKHYHYFSWPDHGVPAEPSGVLGFLEEVNRTQSSMPGAGPIVVHCSAGIGRTGTIIVIDILVDTIRRQGLDCDIDVPKTIQLVRRQRSGMVQTEAQYKFVYLAVQRYIQDEQRRLREQPPGERDYLNVGVRSQDSGHSAGPALPRAPATAEAPCGVYENLQGLPR
- the LOC121499421 gene encoding tyrosine-protein phosphatase non-receptor type 11-like isoform X1, which codes for MTSRRWFHPNISGVEAEKLLLSRGQHGSFLARPSKSCPGGFTLSVRRHDEVTHVKIQNTGDYYDLYGGEKFATLAELVQHYTGQHGGLLRERSGAPVELRHPLGCQDPISERWYHGHLSGKEAEQLLMEKGRPGTFLVRESQSKPGDFVLSVFTQQPDKEDRRARVTHIMIHFQPDGKYDVGGGERFDTLRDLVERYRKNPMVEKSGIVVHLKQPLKATRINAASIESRVQELNRAADASEKAKQGFWEEFEMLQQQECRLLYPRKEGQRLENKPKNRYKNILPFDTTRVTLHDVDDNVPGADYINANYIRSDPEAKPGHGLGKVYIATQGCLQTTVAAFWAMVYQENTRVIVMATREVERGRNKCFRYWPELHGSQEYGCVRICNLAEYQAQGYCVRELQVWRPDQEEPRRTVKHYHYFSWPDHGVPAEPSGVLGFLEEVNRTQSSMPGAGPIVVHCSAGIGRTGTIIVIDILVDTIRRQGLDCDIDVPKTIQLVRRQRSGMVQTEAQYKFVYLAVQRYIQDEQRRLREQPPGERDYLNVGVRSQDSGHSAGPALPRAPATAEAPCGVYENLQGLPR